One Prosthecobacter sp. SYSU 5D2 genomic window carries:
- a CDS encoding alpha/beta hydrolase yields the protein MSSITTPDGTQIYYKDWGSGPVVVFSHGWPLSSDAWESQMLFLASHGYRCIGHDRRGHGRSSQPWHGNEMDTYADDLAALLDTLDVKEATLVGHSTGGGEVTRYIGRHGTARVAKAVLVGAVPPVMVKTEANPGGLPLEFFDGLRAAHLADRSQLYKDLASGPFFGFNRPGAKVSQGMIDSFWMQGVMAGAKNTYDCIKAFSETDFTEDLKKFDVPTLIVHGDDDQIVPIGASAMISSKLVPNAILKIYPGGSHSLGDTSKDQLNEDLLAFLQS from the coding sequence ATGAGCAGCATCACCACTCCAGACGGCACGCAGATTTATTATAAAGACTGGGGTTCCGGCCCCGTCGTGGTTTTCAGTCATGGCTGGCCTTTGAGCTCGGATGCCTGGGAATCCCAGATGCTCTTTCTGGCCTCACATGGCTACCGCTGCATCGGCCATGACCGCCGTGGCCATGGCCGCTCCAGCCAGCCCTGGCATGGCAACGAGATGGACACTTATGCGGATGACCTGGCCGCGCTTCTGGACACGCTGGATGTGAAGGAAGCCACTCTCGTCGGCCACTCCACCGGCGGTGGCGAGGTCACCCGTTACATTGGCCGGCATGGCACGGCCCGCGTGGCCAAGGCGGTGCTGGTGGGCGCGGTGCCGCCCGTCATGGTGAAGACAGAGGCCAATCCGGGCGGCCTGCCACTGGAGTTTTTTGACGGCCTGCGCGCAGCCCATCTGGCTGACAGATCACAGCTTTACAAGGACCTGGCCAGCGGCCCCTTCTTTGGCTTTAACCGGCCTGGGGCCAAGGTTTCCCAGGGCATGATTGACTCCTTCTGGATGCAGGGCGTGATGGCCGGGGCCAAGAACACCTATGATTGCATTAAGGCCTTTTCAGAGACCGACTTCACCGAGGACCTGAAGAAGTTCGATGTGCCCACGCTCATCGTGCATGGCGATGACGACCAGATCGTCCCCATCGGTGCGTCCGCGATGATCTCATCGAAGCTCGTGCCCAATGCCATTTTGAAGATCTACCCCGGCGGCTCCCACAGCCTGGGAGACACGAGCAAAGATCAGCTCAACGAAGACCTGCTCGCCTTCCTGCAATCTTAA
- a CDS encoding glucose 1-dehydrogenase — MDKKLAGKVAVVTGASKGIGAAIARRLAAEGAAVVVNYASSKSGAGKVVADIESAGGKAVAVQGDVAKKADIERLLAEGVAAFGTIDILVNNAGIYEGEPLGEITEENFHRQFNLNVLGLILTTQEAVKHFGPAGGSIVNVSSVVSTLCPAGTAAYNATKAAVDSLTRTFAKELGVRKIRINSVNPGPIETEGTHSAGMVEPFQAFAAITPLGRIGQPDDIAPAVVFLASPDSGWITGETLYVTGGLH; from the coding sequence ATGGATAAAAAACTCGCTGGAAAAGTCGCTGTCGTCACCGGAGCTTCCAAAGGCATTGGAGCCGCCATTGCCAGACGCCTCGCGGCTGAAGGCGCTGCCGTGGTGGTCAACTATGCCTCCAGCAAAAGCGGTGCCGGCAAGGTCGTGGCCGACATCGAAAGCGCAGGCGGAAAGGCGGTCGCGGTCCAGGGAGATGTGGCGAAAAAGGCCGACATTGAGCGCTTGCTGGCTGAAGGGGTGGCCGCTTTTGGAACGATTGACATCCTCGTGAACAACGCCGGCATCTATGAGGGTGAGCCGCTGGGGGAGATCACGGAAGAGAACTTCCACCGGCAGTTCAATCTGAATGTGCTCGGCCTCATCCTCACCACGCAGGAAGCAGTCAAACATTTCGGTCCGGCAGGGGGCAGCATTGTCAATGTTAGCTCCGTGGTCAGCACGCTTTGCCCGGCAGGTACGGCAGCTTACAATGCCACCAAAGCCGCCGTGGACAGCCTGACCCGCACCTTTGCCAAAGAACTCGGTGTCCGGAAAATCCGCATCAATTCTGTCAATCCAGGTCCGATCGAAACCGAAGGCACACATTCTGCCGGCATGGTGGAGCCCTTCCAGGCCTTTGCCGCCATCACGCCGCTGGGGCGCATCGGCCAGCCAGATGACATTGCTCCGGCGGTGGTCTTTCTCGCCTCGCCCGACTCCGGCTGGATCACCGGTGAAACCCTTTATGTGACCGGCGGTCTGCACTGA